One genomic region from Delphinus delphis chromosome 14, mDelDel1.2, whole genome shotgun sequence encodes:
- the FAM162B gene encoding protein FAM162B, which produces MGEFSSSIFLQPSNIIYGNVLFQIKIKDLLSANVSATPLGSSLPPTVPYKRFHELKCPCVWGLVKECEGKETSLKCYEQTPLTRAARSCLRGKVVPPSGRYRAPPGDRLSPRPGSPAGGAVREPRRLTTDSGCASGAPLVAARGGVGVPGARSLVPAGFRPGDQGAACSPTSGASCTSAWGASPAAPRERPQKPRGCPSRLSGPPGHAQYSSGWAPGGSEPPGSCEQGLGTAWEGGVRGEADEEPGLGDGGVSVHWSLCRLSVPPYIPVAVAAGKAHRVPAEHKPSQLDREILLWTGRFTKMEEIPPRTPPETIDAARNKA; this is translated from the exons ATGGGAGAATTTTCAAGTAGCATATTCCTGCAACCATCAAATATTATCTATGGCAACGTACTTTTTCAG ATTAAAATTAAGGATCTACTAAGTGCCAATGTTTCAGCTACACCCTTAGGGAGCTCATTGCCTCCTACAGTTCCCTACAAGAGATTTCATGAATTAAAATGCCCTTGTGTTTGGGGACTAGTTAAAGAATGTGAAGGGAAAGAAACATCTTTGAAGTGTTATGAAC AAACGCCTTTAACACGAGCGGCACGGAGCTGCCTCAGGGGGAAAGTAGTCCCGCCGTCAGGTCGCTACCGGGCCCCGCCTGGCGACCGTCTCAGCCCCCGTCCCGGGTCGCCGGCTGGGGGCGCAGTCCGGGAACCCAGGAGGCTTACGACAGACTCCGGCTGCGCATCCGGGGCTCCCCTGGTAGCTGCGCGGGGCGGGGTAGGCGTCCCGGGAGCTCGGTCCCTGGTTCCGGCTGGGTTTCGGCCGGGAGACCAGGGCGCAGCTTGCTCGCCAACGTCGGGCGCCTCCTGCACCTCCGCCTGGGGCGCATCCCCCGCTGCGCCCCGGGAGCGCCCCCAGAAGCCGCGCGGCTGCCCGTCACGTCTCTCCGGCCCCCCCGGTCACGCCCAGTACTCCAGCGGCTGGGCCCCCGGCGGCTCAGAGCCCCCAGGCTCCTGTGAGCAGGGACTGGGAacggcctgggagggaggggtccGCGGAGAGGCGGACGAGGAGCCGGGGCTGGGGGACGGAGGCGTGAGCGTGCACTGGTCTCTGTGCCGTCTCTCGGTGCCTCCGTACATCCCTGTCGCTGTCGCAGCAGGGAAGGCCCATAGGGTCCCCGCCGAGCACAAGCCGTCGCAATTAGACAGGGAAATCCTGCTGTGGACCGGGCGTTTCACAAAGATGGAGGAGATCCCGCCTCGGACTCC GCCAGAAACGATAGATGCTGCAAGAAACAAAGCGTGA